The window GAGGGGCGCACGTTCTCGCAGGTGGTCGCACGCGAATCGTCTTTGCCGGAACTCCTGCGCGGAATGCTTTCGGCAGGGGAGGCGGCGGGGGATCCCGAGCGCCTTTTGGTTCATGCGGCGGATTATTGCCGACGCAGGGCGGATGTATATGCCGCACGGATGGAGGCGCTTGCCGAGCCGCTGATGATTTCTCTTGTCGGCTGCATTATTTTCTTTGTTGTCCTCTCTGTGCTCCTGCCCATTTTCGACGCGATGGATGCCATGATGTAAGGAAAATAAAAAGTCCCCGAAACGGGGACTTTTTTGTGCCTATTTTCGTCTGCGCAGTCGTTCGAAGAAGAGGGAACAGCTCATGCAGCCGGCAAAGATGAGTACCAGATCGAGCTGATACTCCCATGTGCCCACGATGCCGCCGAAGGACATATGTTCAAAGAGAATTTTTTCGTAGATATGTGTTGTGACAAAGGAATGCACGCCCGCGAGGATGAGGCAGATCCCGAGCACATCGTAGATATGTGCTGCGCCGGCGGGTATTTGCAGCGGGAGGCGGCGCAGTATGCCGTTCCAGATGCTCCGCCAGTGGAACCCTGCGTGGATGCCGACGATGAGATAGAACAGCACCGCCGCTGCGAGATGCGTGCCGTGTACATAGATGGAGACGGCTCCGCGCAGACGGACGACGGGCACGGCATAGAGCGAGATGAGGATGCCTGTCACAATGACGATCACGAGAAGCCCCAACATGATGCTGTTGACGATGTTGAGCGGCGTGATCCTCAGCCGCAGCGTCACGAGCGCCCGCAGATAGCGGCGGACGAGAAACAGATGTGTGCCGCCGAGCAGGAGAAAGACCAGTCCCAGATACTCGTGATAATATTCGGTGGTCAGAAGGCGATTCGGCAGAAACAGCAGCGATGTCCAGATGAGGATATAGAGAAGAATGCGCATCAGTTCGTATACCCCAGCGAGGCGAGCCAGTTGGCGACGTGAATTTTTGCCTGTTCCGGGCTGTTATGCACCAATTTTCCCTGAATGCCGAAGCCTTTGCACAGTTGTGCTCCCCTCGCAAAGTGGGGAATGTCCTCCTCCATTCCGCTCATGGAGTTGCCCATCCCCGTGCAGAACGGGATGATGGTCTTGCCTGTGAAATCATAACTCTCAAGGAAGGTATAGACGGGCATCGGCAGATCGTGAAACCAGATCGGATAGCCAAGGTAGATGATGTCGTACTGCGCCATATCCTCCAACTGTGACGCGAGGGCAGGACGTGCCGTCGTTTCCTGCTCCTCCTTTGCCACCCGTGTCATCTCCTGATAGTCGGCAGGGTAGGGGGTGACTGTTTTGATCTCGAACAGTCGATCCGCCTTTGTAATCTCTGCAATCTGTTCCGCGACAATATGGGTGTTTCCCTTGTCGATGAAGCCCACCTCGTAATTTTCCCCCGTGCGTGAGAAAAATGCGACGAGGATGCGCTTTCCTGCAAACGCCTCAGGAGGGTGAACAGGACGACTGAGATCGAGTGCCGAAGCCTCCTCATGTCTGTCCACACTGTTGTTCTCGGCAGTATCTCCACAGCCGAGGGAAAGGAAGGTGAGAAGCACAAAGAGCACCACTGCTATTTTTTTCATGAAAAGCCCTTTCGTATGTCGCTTTGATCGAAAAACGCAGCAAAATACATAAAAAGCCAGCTTCGTAGCATGATGTGAGGCTGACTTTTGTATGGTGACGAGGTTCTTATTTTCCGGTGAAGGAGATTTTTGCTCCCTGCATCAGCGAGGGAACTGCCGTACCCTCCACCTCGATCTGCCCCGGCATGGAACCCTTCGCATTGAAGATGAGCGTGCAGTGACCGCTCTCACGGATCGTATCGTTTGCATTCTCTCCGACGCGCACAACCTTGTATTTCTGCTTTCCGATTGTGAGCGTGTCCCCCGCAGCAATGTCCGCCGTCAGATCTCCCGGCGTATGCTCGATGACCATTTCGGCGAGGTTCGGATGTGCGCCCTCGTCGAGCAGGATGACGCTGCTGTTGCTCTCAAGGAACTTGCGTGCCAGCTTGCCGATGGCGGTCACGTTAACTTCATATTTTACACTCATGGTAATGCCTCCCCGGATCATGCTCCGAATTTCCCAATGATTTCTTAAAATCATTCTACCACAAGCACTTCCCATTGTAAATCTTTTCGTGTGTTCGTGGGGGGTGCATTGACAAGTGAAATAGAAATTAGTACACTTTTGCCAAGGAATCCGGCGGAACAGCTGAATGCATCGGCACTTCCTTAACGGGGGATTCCGAGTGGACAATTTTATAGGGGGGATTTGATATGCAGGACATTCGTTTGGACAGTCCGCTCAAAGGACGGCTCATCCCGCTCTCTGAGGTGACAGATCCGGCATTCGCAAGCGGTGCGATGGGGCGCGGCGCAGCGATTGCCGACCCGGAGGGGCGCGTCGTCTCGCCGGTGGATGGCGAGGTCACGGTGCTCTTTGGCTCAAAGCACGCCATCGGCATTCATTCGGCGGACGGAGTGGATCTCCTCATCCACGTCGGCGTGGACACGGTAAAGCTTGAGGGCAAGCATTTCACGGCACACGTTGCACAGGGGGATACAGTGAAGCGCGGGCAGCTGCTGCTTGAGTTCGATCCCGCCGCCATCCGTGCGGAGGGGTATGAAACGACGACCCCCGTGCTTGTGACGAACGCGGCGGACTACGGGAAGATCACGTTTGCACTGGATGGCGCAGAGATCTCCTCGGGCGGTGATGAGCCTGCCGAGGAAACACCTGCGGCAGCGGCCCCGGCGGAGGATGATATTGATCCGAATCTGCCGAAGGAGGAGCGCGTCGCAAAGCTGATTTGGAAGTATGTCGGCGGCGCGGGCAATGTCCGCAGTGCCGAGCACTGTGCGACGCGTCTGCGTCTCATCGTCAACGACAAGTCGATCATCGACGAGAAGGCAATCGAGAACATCGACGGGGTCAAGGGGCAGTTCTTCGCCGCTGCACAGTACCAGATCATCCTCGGTACGGGCTTTGTCGACAAGGTGTTCGACGCATTTGTCGCGGGCACGAATCTCGTGGGTGCGGTGAACAGCAAGCAGGAGGCGTACGATCAGATGACGCCGCTGCAAAAGGTTTCGCGCACGCTCGGCGACGTGTTCGTTCCGATCATCCCCGTGCTGGTCGCCACCGGTCTTTTCATGGGGCTGCGCGGCGCGGCGCAGAGTCTCGGCATCGAGATGAGCGACAATCTGCTCCGCATGAGCCAGATCCTCACGGACACGGCGTTTGCGTTCCTGCCCGCACTCGTCTGCTGGTCGACGATGAACCGCTTCGGCGGCACGCCCGTCATCGGCATCGTGCTCGGTCTGATGCTCGTTGCGCCGCAGCTGCCGAATGCGTATGCGATTGCGGCGGGCGATGCCGTACCGCTCTCGATGGATATTCTAGGTATTCCGATCCCCGTCGTCGGTTATCAGGGGTCGGTGCTGCCCGCACTCGTGCTCGGCATCTTTGCCGCGCGTCTGCAAAAGTGGTTCAAGACCTTTGTGCCCGACATCATCGACCTCATCGTGACACCGTTCTTGACGCTGTTCGTTTCGATGCTGCTCGGTCTGCTCATCATCGGACCCATCATGCACACGCTTGAGATCGGCATTTTCGGTGCAGTGCGTGCCTTCCTGGAGCTCCCGTACGGCATCGGCGGCTTTATCGTCGGCGGCGTGCATCAGGTCATCGTTGTGTTTGGCGTGCATCATGTCTTTAACGCGCTTGAGGTACAGCTGCTCGCATCGACGGGGCTTGACCCGTTCAACGCGATCATCACAGGCGCGATCGTCGCGCAGGGCGGTGCTGCGGTCGCTGTCGCGGCGCGTACGCACGACGCAAAGAAGCGTGCGCTCTACATCTCCTCGGCTGTTCCTGCGTTCCTTGGCATCACAGAGCCGGCGATCTTCGGTATCAACCTGCGCTTCATGAAGCCGTTCATCTACGGCCTCGTCGGCGGTGCGTGCGCGGGCGCGATTGCGGGCTTCCTGCATCTCGCGGGCACGGGCATGGGCATCACGGTTCTGCCGGGCACGCTGCTCTACCTTGACCACCTCGCCGAATACATTCTTGTCAACGCGGTTGGCTTCGGCGTGGCGTTCGGTCTGACCTTCACCTTCTTCCGTCCCGAGGAGTGAGCACTGTGGAGAACTTTGACAAGCGGGCAATCGACGCGCGGCTTGCGGAGGGATTCCCCTTCACGCACCGTTGGCACAACCGCTTTCATCTGGAGATGCCGTTCGGTCTCATCAACGATCCGAACGGAATGACCTACCATAACGGCGCATATCATATTTTCTTCCAGTGGAACCCGTTCGGCTGCGTCCATAAAAATAAATCATGGGCGCATACGAAGACACGGGATTTCTGCACATACACGATCCCGCAGCTCGCGCTGTGGCCGACGGACGAGCACGACAAGGACGGCTGCTACTCGGGCTGCGGCACGGAGGAGGACGGGCATCTGCGCGTTCTCTATACCTGCAATGCAAAGGATGCGCAGGGCAACCGCAGCTCTGTGCAGCGGTTCGGCACGTTCACGAAGGCGGCGGGTGCGGTCAAAAAGGAAGAGATCATTATCGACGGCCCGCCCGCGGGCTTTACGGCGCATTTCCGTGACCCCTATCTCTTTACATGGCGCGGTGTACGCCATCTCATCATCGGTGCGCAGACACAGGACGAGCGCGGCTGCGTGCTCGTCTACCGTGAGGCACCGATCCGTTGGGAATGTCTGGGCGAACTCCGCACACAGCTGAAGGACTTTGGCTATATGTGGGAGTGTCCGAACCTCCTTTCGTTCGGCGACTACGATGTGCTCGTCTTCTGCCCGCAGGGCGTGGAGGCGCGCGCCTACGACCGCCAGAACGTCTATCAGGCGGGCTACATTGCGGGACACGCCTCGATGGATGCGATGGAGATGCTGATGCACGGGCGGTTCAAGGAGCTCGATCACGGCTTTGACTTCTATGCGCCGCAGATTGTCACGCACGAGGGGCGGCACATCCTCATCGGTTGGATGGGAATGCCCGACCGCGAGGAGGATTACCCGACGCGGGAGGAGGGATGGATGCACAGCCTGACGCTCCCGCGTGTGCTGACGCTGCGGCAGGGGCATATCTTCTCCGAGCCGGCGCGTGAGCTGAAGGCGCTGCGTCACCGTGAGACCGAGCGCGTGCTTGAGGCGGAGGGGGAGAGTGAGTTCTCCGCGACCCTCTACGATCTCACAGAGTTCATCCTCGATCTGACGATGGGGGAGGCGCATACGGTTTCCGTTGAACTTGTCTTTGGACTGGAAAAGCTCGTGTTCCGCTACAATCGTCTGGAGCAGGTCATGACCATCGACCGCACGGGCATGAAGCTCGGCGGGCGCGGCAAACGCGTCTTTAAGCTGTATGCCGAGGATACGCTCTCCATGCGGGTGTACGTTGACCACGGCGCGGTGGAAGCATTCTTCCAGCACGGCGAGGAGGCGGCGACCATCGCCATCTTCCCCGAGAAGAACATTCAGCCGACGCTGCGCGTCTTTTCCGACGTGGACATGAAGCAACTGTCGGGCGTGCTCTGGGAACTTGAGCCGTTCCACTACGGAGGCATATGACAATATGACCGGAATCATCTTGCGGCGATTGTGCAGTATGCTCGTTGTATTGCTCGTCATGACCGGCGGGACATTTCTGCTGATGCAGCTCTCGCCGGTCGATCCGGTCGCCTTACACTTTGTCATGATGGGCGTTCCCGCCGATCCGCAGCTCGTTGCGGAGTTCCGCGCGGAGCTGGGGCTCGATCAGCCGCTCATCGTTCAATATGTGCACTGGCTGCGCGGTATTCTCTCGGGTGATCTCGGCTACTCGATTGCCTATGGCGTTCCCGTTGCGGATCTGGTGCGTGATGCGTTGCCGCGAACACTGGAACTGGCGGGGCTTTCTGTCCTGTTTGCTGCGGTGATTGTGTTTCCGCTCGGGCTGCTTGCGTTTTACCGGCATGGGAAGTGGGCAGATCATGCGGTACGGATCGTATCATTTCTTGGGATTTCTTTGCCGACCTTCTGGGTCGGTCTTTTGTTGATCCTGCTGTTTTCCGTTCATCTGCGGCTCGTTCCTGTGACGGCGACCGACGGCCTGCGCAGCATGGTTCTGCCTGCAGTATCTCTTGCCGTCTGGATTGCGGGACTCTACATCCGCAGACTGCGCAATGCACTGCTTGAGGAGGGCGGGAAAAACTATGTCATGGGGGCACAGGCGCTCGGACTCCCCAAACGCATTGTCCTATGGCGTTATATCATGCCGAATGCCTTGACGGGACTTGTCCCCATGATCGGGATCACGCTTGGAAACATCCTCGGCGGTTCCGCCGTGATTGAGACCATCTTTGGCTGGCGTGGCATGGGACAGCTGATGACGACGGCGATTCTGGCGCGAGACTATCAACTGATGCAGGCGTATGTGCTCTGGGGGGCGGGGATCTTCGTCGTGATGAACTTCATTGCCGATTTTCTCTGTCTTTTCCTTGACCCGCGCCGTATGCAGGAAGGGGGGGCGCGTCAGCTATGACATACCTGTGGAGCAGACTGCTGCGCAGACGGGATTTTGCCGTCATCGGTGTACTGCTCATTGCGTGGGTGCTGCTTGCCGTATTCGCGCCCTATGTTGCGCCCTGCAATCCCTATGAGCAGGATCTGACGATGCGTCTGGCGGGCAATACGGCGGCGCATCTTTTCGGTACGGATCAGCTTGGGCGCGATATATTCTCGCGTATCCTGTATGGCGGGCAGATCAGCCTTGCGGTCTCCCTGCTCATCGTTGCGATTACCGCAATTTTTGGAATAGCAGTGGGGATGCTTACGGGATTTCTGCGGGGATCTGCGGACAGAGTTGTGACGGCGCTCTTGGATTTTTTTCTCGGAATGCCGTCCCTTGTCGTTTCGATTGCACTGATTGGCATATTGGGGCCGAGCATTCCGAATCTCATCCTCGCGCTGTCGTTCACGCATTGGGCGGAGTATGCGCGTGTCGCCCGCACGCTCGTGCAGTCGGAGCGGGAGAAGCCCTATGCACGGTATGCGGTGTTCAGTGGGGCAGGAATTTTGGGCGCACTGTCCTCCTATCTCCTGCCGAACATCCTGCCACGCCTTTTGGTACTCATCTTTCAAAATATCGGAGAGATCCTGCTCACGGTTGCGGGCTTTTCCCTCATCGGCATCGGCGTACCTCTGCCCTATCCGGAATGGGGGGCGATGCTCATGGGCGCACGCGACTATTTGCAGACCGCGCCGCAGCTTATGATCTACCCCGGGGCGGCGATCTTTGTGACGATCTTTCTGTTTAACTATATGGGGGATATTCTGCGCGATGTGATGGATCCGTCCGGGGGGTGATGCGTATGGCGGGGAATCGTATTTTGTCGTAGTCGTTGGAAAAGGAAGGAGAAACCTATGAAAAAATTGTATGTGCTCACGAGCCTTATGCTTCTGGTGATGGGGCTGATGGCGGGCTGTGGGTCGGAGAAACAGGAGGCTGCGGGCAAGCATCTGAATGCCGCCCTATATTGGTTCGGTGAGTCCGTCGATCCCGCGCACGAGTGGGACGGGTGGACGGTCACGCGCATCGGCGCGGGCGAGACACTCGTGACGGTTTCGGACAAGATGGAGTTTACGCCGCAGCTTGCGGACAAATGGGAGGCAGTCAATCCGACGACATGGCGCTTTCACATCCGTGAGAATGTGAAGTTCCAAGATGGAGAGGCAATGACACCGGAGCTTGTCAAGGCTTCGCTCGAACGTACGCTGAAGGAGAGCCCGCGCTCGCAGAAATCCTCGAAGATCAAGGAGATCAAGGTGGACGGGCAGAATCTTATCATTGAAACGACCGAGCCGTACGGTGCTCTGATTGCTGCGCTGACGGAGCCCGCCTTTGTCATCATCAACACGAAGGCGGATCTCACGAAGGCGGATTCCGCACCTGTGCTGACGGGACCCTATCAGATCGTCGGCTTCAAGAAGAACGAGGAGATTCAGCTCAAGAAGAACGAGCACTATTGGGACGGTACGCCGGGGCTTGACACGCTTACGGTCAAGAATATCGAGGACGACAACAAGCGCGCGATGGCACTGCAGTCGGGCGATCTGGATCTCATTCAGCGCTGCAATGGCGCGAGCCGCAGCCTGTTCGAGAATGACAAATACAAAATCCACGAGGTTACGGGCGTTCGTGTCTATATGTTCCGCATGAATTTCGAGCGGGCACTCGCCGATGTGCATCTGCGCCGCGCACTCAGCTATGCGGTGAACTATGACGATCTTGTCAAGATCGAGGGCAACGGTACGGCTGTGGCGGGTGCGTTGTTCCCGCCGCATCTGGGTCCCGCCTATCAGGAGTCGCTGCGTCAGCATATGGATCTCACGAAGGCGGCAGAGGAACT of the Selenomonas dianae genome contains:
- a CDS encoding ABC transporter permease; this encodes MTYLWSRLLRRRDFAVIGVLLIAWVLLAVFAPYVAPCNPYEQDLTMRLAGNTAAHLFGTDQLGRDIFSRILYGGQISLAVSLLIVAITAIFGIAVGMLTGFLRGSADRVVTALLDFFLGMPSLVVSIALIGILGPSIPNLILALSFTHWAEYARVARTLVQSEREKPYARYAVFSGAGILGALSSYLLPNILPRLLVLIFQNIGEILLTVAGFSLIGIGVPLPYPEWGAMLMGARDYLQTAPQLMIYPGAAIFVTIFLFNYMGDILRDVMDPSGG
- a CDS encoding glucose PTS transporter subunit IIA — protein: MQDIRLDSPLKGRLIPLSEVTDPAFASGAMGRGAAIADPEGRVVSPVDGEVTVLFGSKHAIGIHSADGVDLLIHVGVDTVKLEGKHFTAHVAQGDTVKRGQLLLEFDPAAIRAEGYETTTPVLVTNAADYGKITFALDGAEISSGGDEPAEETPAAAAPAEDDIDPNLPKEERVAKLIWKYVGGAGNVRSAEHCATRLRLIVNDKSIIDEKAIENIDGVKGQFFAAAQYQIILGTGFVDKVFDAFVAGTNLVGAVNSKQEAYDQMTPLQKVSRTLGDVFVPIIPVLVATGLFMGLRGAAQSLGIEMSDNLLRMSQILTDTAFAFLPALVCWSTMNRFGGTPVIGIVLGLMLVAPQLPNAYAIAAGDAVPLSMDILGIPIPVVGYQGSVLPALVLGIFAARLQKWFKTFVPDIIDLIVTPFLTLFVSMLLGLLIIGPIMHTLEIGIFGAVRAFLELPYGIGGFIVGGVHQVIVVFGVHHVFNALEVQLLASTGLDPFNAIITGAIVAQGGAAVAVAARTHDAKKRALYISSAVPAFLGITEPAIFGINLRFMKPFIYGLVGGACAGAIAGFLHLAGTGMGITVLPGTLLYLDHLAEYILVNAVGFGVAFGLTFTFFRPEE
- a CDS encoding glycoside hydrolase family 32 protein, with product MENFDKRAIDARLAEGFPFTHRWHNRFHLEMPFGLINDPNGMTYHNGAYHIFFQWNPFGCVHKNKSWAHTKTRDFCTYTIPQLALWPTDEHDKDGCYSGCGTEEDGHLRVLYTCNAKDAQGNRSSVQRFGTFTKAAGAVKKEEIIIDGPPAGFTAHFRDPYLFTWRGVRHLIIGAQTQDERGCVLVYREAPIRWECLGELRTQLKDFGYMWECPNLLSFGDYDVLVFCPQGVEARAYDRQNVYQAGYIAGHASMDAMEMLMHGRFKELDHGFDFYAPQIVTHEGRHILIGWMGMPDREEDYPTREEGWMHSLTLPRVLTLRQGHIFSEPARELKALRHRETERVLEAEGESEFSATLYDLTEFILDLTMGEAHTVSVELVFGLEKLVFRYNRLEQVMTIDRTGMKLGGRGKRVFKLYAEDTLSMRVYVDHGAVEAFFQHGEEAATIAIFPEKNIQPTLRVFSDVDMKQLSGVLWELEPFHYGGI
- a CDS encoding flavodoxin; amino-acid sequence: MKKIAVVLFVLLTFLSLGCGDTAENNSVDRHEEASALDLSRPVHPPEAFAGKRILVAFFSRTGENYEVGFIDKGNTHIVAEQIAEITKADRLFEIKTVTPYPADYQEMTRVAKEEQETTARPALASQLEDMAQYDIIYLGYPIWFHDLPMPVYTFLESYDFTGKTIIPFCTGMGNSMSGMEEDIPHFARGAQLCKGFGIQGKLVHNSPEQAKIHVANWLASLGYTN
- a CDS encoding ABC transporter substrate-binding protein, giving the protein MKKLYVLTSLMLLVMGLMAGCGSEKQEAAGKHLNAALYWFGESVDPAHEWDGWTVTRIGAGETLVTVSDKMEFTPQLADKWEAVNPTTWRFHIRENVKFQDGEAMTPELVKASLERTLKESPRSQKSSKIKEIKVDGQNLIIETTEPYGALIAALTEPAFVIINTKADLTKADSAPVLTGPYQIVGFKKNEEIQLKKNEHYWDGTPGLDTLTVKNIEDDNKRAMALQSGDLDLIQRCNGASRSLFENDKYKIHEVTGVRVYMFRMNFERALADVHLRRALSYAVNYDDLVKIEGNGTAVAGALFPPHLGPAYQESLRQHMDLTKAAEELAAAGYTAKNADGYVTKDGKELELTVNVWGSKTEIYEALQNQLKQAGIKATIRRIQNSEESKTKRDFDLTESNWITLGTNDPFWYIDQTLRSTSEENVGRYSNPEVDSLLSRMGDAADVKERLAIAGKIEDLVLQDTPSLFLFSVANQVVATSKVSGVYMHPIDYYLITKDLTIGGK
- a CDS encoding ABC transporter permease, with the translated sequence MLVVLLVMTGGTFLLMQLSPVDPVALHFVMMGVPADPQLVAEFRAELGLDQPLIVQYVHWLRGILSGDLGYSIAYGVPVADLVRDALPRTLELAGLSVLFAAVIVFPLGLLAFYRHGKWADHAVRIVSFLGISLPTFWVGLLLILLFSVHLRLVPVTATDGLRSMVLPAVSLAVWIAGLYIRRLRNALLEEGGKNYVMGAQALGLPKRIVLWRYIMPNALTGLVPMIGITLGNILGGSAVIETIFGWRGMGQLMTTAILARDYQLMQAYVLWGAGIFVVMNFIADFLCLFLDPRRMQEGGARQL
- a CDS encoding PTS glucitol/sorbitol transporter subunit IIA, with the translated sequence MSVKYEVNVTAIGKLARKFLESNSSVILLDEGAHPNLAEMVIEHTPGDLTADIAAGDTLTIGKQKYKVVRVGENANDTIRESGHCTLIFNAKGSMPGQIEVEGTAVPSLMQGAKISFTGK